The genomic window CTTCGTAGGCGGCCTCTGCTTCTTCCCAGGTTCTAATATCAATGGTGATACCACGCCCATGATTACCATCTAGGGGCTTAATCACAATGGGATAACTACCAACCTGTTCAATGGCTTCTTCTAAATCATCCAAGAAATTAATGACTGTACCCCTAGGTACTGGTACACCACACGCAGCTAAGATGCGTTTGGTGGCTTCCTTATCACAGGCTAATTCTACGCCTAAGATGCCAGTTCTTTGAGTCATGGTGGCTTGCATCCGCTTTTGATTCACACCATAGCCAAGTTGAATCAAAAAGCGTGCGCTGAGTTGCATCCAGGGGATACCGCGTTTTTCCGCTTCTTTGACAATGGCTTCGGTTGAAGGGCCTAGGGAAGCATCACGCCATAGGTCTTTGAGGTCTTGGATATCTTGCTCTAGTTCTGCCTTGGGGTATCGACCGCGATCTACAATGCTTTGGCACAACCTGACGGCTGCTCTGCCAGCATAGCGTCCCGCTTCCTCGTTTAAATACTCAATTACTACCTGGTAGATTCCAGGTGTGGCGGTTTCACGGGTGCGGCCGAAGCCAACGTGCATTCCTGCTAATTCTTGGAGTTCTAGGGCTACGTGTTCGACAATGTGACCCATCATCGTGCCTTCTCGCACTCTCATTAGAAAGCCACCACGACAGCCAGGTGAGCAGTAGTGACCTTCCAGACTTGGCAGCGCCTCTACCAATCCTTCATAAAAACCGGGGATTTCATTTGAGGGTGTCTCGGCAAGGTTCTCTAAGTCGAGGCGCATGACGATCAGCTTGTGGCGTCGAATGCTCCAGTAATTTGGGCCGCGTAAGGTCTGGATCTTGAGGATTCTCATGGGAATAGGTAGATGGAGATTCGGAACCAAAATTCTAGTTTCTTACTGGAATTGACCGCTAAACTGTTTGCAACGAACAGTTTTTTCTTCTTACATAGTATTTCAAGGATTTTTCTACGGCAAAGAATAATAGGCGATCAATTCAGTCTAACCTCAGGTACTCTATTCCGTCAGCTAGAGATGCGGTGTACCGCAGGCAATACTGTCCTTTGGTACAGGTGAAAGCGATCGCCATAGCTGAGGATATGCAGACGTAAGTTATGCACGGTTAAAGGTTCATTTGCGCCAACGTGGGGTTCGTTGGTGTGGGTGAGTTCGGTGGGATCGACAATGGTGACACTGCCTTTGCCCATTACCTGTAGCCAACCATCGCGTTCAAATACAGCACAAGTATCTTCATCGATGCCAATTCCTAGTCTATCGGGATGAGCCGCGACTGCGCTAATGAGGCGACCCATCCGATTGCGATTGTGGAAGTGCTGGTCAACAATGACTTCAGGAATTAATCCCAAACCCGTCGCCATATCTACTAGGGAACGATTTGGCGTTTCACCACTACCACCACCAGCAATCATGTGATGACCCATCACGGCTGCTCCAGCACTTGTGCCGGCTAGAGTCAGTTGTCCGCCTCTGACCCGCTTGCGGATAATTTCCATCGCTGGTGTATCTGACAATACACCACACAGGCGCAGTTGGTCGCCCCCTGTCAAAAATACCCCACTACAGGCTTCTAGGGATTCTTTCACATGGGAAGATTCACACTGCTCCCGTTCACGAATGTCTAAAATCTCGACCTTTTCAGCACCCATTTCTTCAAAAATGCGGATATACCGACCACCGATAATCGCGGGTTCGCGGGAAGCGGATGGAATAATTGTAATATAGGCCTTACTTGCACCAGAACGTCCAAAAAAAGTTCTCAGGATTTCTCGTCCATGAACTTTATCTTCTGCGCCTCCGATTACCAGAACGGCGGTTTTTGTAGCTTGGGGTGTCCTCATTTCCAGCGATTTAGCTTTTAATTCCGGCATTGTGTTTCTCCTGTCAACAACTTCAGGAGCCATCGCCTTGGTCGGTGAGTGCAGCCACCCGTGGGGTTTTGCCGTCGAGTGGACTGCCGTTCCCTGGAGGGGTTTCCCGGCTTGTGGCGAATGGCGTGTGCATTTAACAAGGTTGATGAGCCTGATAGTTACTGCACTTTGTTTTTTACTAAGGACACTGCATTCGATGCACAAGAAGCCTCGTTATTCTGGTGTTCTTTGCTGTGCCTCAAAGCCAGAGCCTTGTTTTTCACCTGGTCACTTTTTCCAGACTGGCTCAATTGTGCTTAAGGGCTGTGTTCTCCCCTGGCATTGGGGATTAGGTTTCCCTTCTGGGTTTGGAGTGAGCAGGTCTTTACACACATTTTCTGAGGCTGGCCTGATGCATCCTGGAAGTTGTTAACTTGGTCAGATTATTTATTTAAATCTAGTTGTGACAACATTTAAACATAAATTAAGTAACTAGAAAAACTTTTGAGTCTAGCAAAAGCCAAGAGTTCTAAGACTTTTAGATACTATTGATAAAGCCTATATGTAGTTTTACCCTACAATTGCAGCTTGTGTTTGATAGACATTCAAATTTAAGATTAGTGTTCTTGAATACGAATTACTGTGCGTTTTGATATAGTTACACTTTTTCCTGACTGTTTTACCTCAGTTCTCAGTTCTGGTCTGCTGGGTAAAGCCCTCGCTAAACAAATTGCCCAAGTAAACCTAGCTAATCCTAGAGACTTTACTACCGACAAGCACCGCAAGGTAGATGACGAACCCTATGGTGGTGGTGTAGGGATGCTGATGAAGCCAGACCCCATTTTTAGGGCGGTAGAATCCTTGCCAGTTCTACCCCGCCGCGAGATTATTTTAATGAGTCCACAAGGTCAAACCATTAATCAACCTCTGTTGCGAGAATTGTCAAGCAACTATGACCAATTAGTAGTCATTTGCGGACATTACGAAGGGGTAGATGAGCGGGTACTGCATCTTGTGACCCGTGAGGTATCCTTGGGGGATTTCATCCTCACTGGGGGCGAAATTCCGGCAATGGCATTGATTAATGGTGTGGTGCGTCTCTTACCGGGGACTGTAGCGAAAACAGAGTCTTTAACAGCCGAAAGTTTTGAAGAGGGATTGTTAGATTATCCCCAATATACTCGTCCTGCCAACTTTCGCGGCTGGAAAGTCCCTGATGTCTTATTATCTGGCAATCACGCCGCGATCGCTCAGTGGCGTTATGAACAACAAATTCAAAAAACCCGCGATCGCCGTCCTGATTTGCTCTCAAAATGGCAACAGGAGAAGAGGCAGGGGGGCAGGGGAGCAGAGGGGCAGGGGGAGCAGGGGGAGCAGGGGGAGCAGGGGAGGCAGGGGAGGCAGGGGGAGTAGGAAAACATAACCAATGCCCAATGCCTAATTATCATTCACCATTGACTACTAACTATGAATATCCGAATTGGTAATGGCTACGACATACATCGACTGGTGAGCGATCGCGCTTTAATTTTGGGAGGAGTCCAAATTCCCCATGAACTCGGTTTACTAGGACATAGTGATGCGGATGTACTAACTCACGCCATTATGGACGCGATATTGGGGGCATTGTCTTTAGGGGATATTGGCCATTATTTCCCCCCCACTGATCCCCAATGGGCAGGGGCAGATAGTTTAGTTTTGTTAAGCCAAGTCCATCAGTTAATTCGGGATCAAGGCTGGCAGATAGGCAATATTGACTCCGTGGTGGTAGCAGAACGTCCCAAGTTGAAGCCCCATATTAAAACAATGCGTGACAAAATAGCAGATGTTTTAAAATTACAGCCTAATCAAGTGGGTATTAAAGCTACCACCAACGAAAAATTAGGACCTGTAGGACGAGAAGAAGGGATATGCGCTTATGCTGTAGTTCTGCTATTAGCGGCGGATTAACTTACTTTCAGTCAAGGATTTTGCATCCCTAGCAAAATAATTAAATTAACCATCTAAGATTATGCCATCTACTAGTAAGATAATTACTCTAATTAAACGTTTTTGGATACTGATAATTCTGGCTGCATTTACAGCAGTTACAGTTGCGGCTTGTAACCCAGAGAATTTTAAAAGTTCAGCAGCACAAACCCCACAGTTAGTAAATAGTATTCTTAGTGATCCCAAAACTTTTAATCTAGCCCTAAGTCAAGAATCGCCTAATATTTTCGGTCTGACTTATGAAGGGCTAATTAACCAAAATCCTATTACTGGTAAAGTAGAACCTGCTCTAGCAGAATCTTGGCAGATTTCTGAGGATAGATTGCGCTTTACATTCACTTTGCGTCCGGGCTTGAAATGGTCTGATGGTAAGCCACTCACAGCAGAAGATGTAGTTTTTACTTATAACGATATTTATTTTAATGAAGCAATTCCTACAGATACTAGGGATGGTTTCAGAATTG from Nostoc sp. UHCC 0870 includes these protein-coding regions:
- the trmD gene encoding tRNA (guanosine(37)-N1)-methyltransferase TrmD, whose amino-acid sequence is MRFDIVTLFPDCFTSVLSSGLLGKALAKQIAQVNLANPRDFTTDKHRKVDDEPYGGGVGMLMKPDPIFRAVESLPVLPRREIILMSPQGQTINQPLLRELSSNYDQLVVICGHYEGVDERVLHLVTREVSLGDFILTGGEIPAMALINGVVRLLPGTVAKTESLTAESFEEGLLDYPQYTRPANFRGWKVPDVLLSGNHAAIAQWRYEQQIQKTRDRRPDLLSKWQQEKRQGGRGAEGQGEQGEQGEQGRQGRQGE
- a CDS encoding cyanophycinase, which translates into the protein MPELKAKSLEMRTPQATKTAVLVIGGAEDKVHGREILRTFFGRSGASKAYITIIPSASREPAIIGGRYIRIFEEMGAEKVEILDIREREQCESSHVKESLEACSGVFLTGGDQLRLCGVLSDTPAMEIIRKRVRGGQLTLAGTSAGAAVMGHHMIAGGGSGETPNRSLVDMATGLGLIPEVIVDQHFHNRNRMGRLISAVAAHPDRLGIGIDEDTCAVFERDGWLQVMGKGSVTIVDPTELTHTNEPHVGANEPLTVHNLRLHILSYGDRFHLYQRTVLPAVHRISS
- the ispF gene encoding 2-C-methyl-D-erythritol 2,4-cyclodiphosphate synthase, producing the protein MNIRIGNGYDIHRLVSDRALILGGVQIPHELGLLGHSDADVLTHAIMDAILGALSLGDIGHYFPPTDPQWAGADSLVLLSQVHQLIRDQGWQIGNIDSVVVAERPKLKPHIKTMRDKIADVLKLQPNQVGIKATTNEKLGPVGREEGICAYAVVLLLAAD